The proteins below are encoded in one region of Paenarthrobacter ilicis:
- a CDS encoding 6-pyruvoyl trahydropterin synthase family protein, with translation MFSLTVRRHFMIAHSLPREAFGPAQGLHGATFVAEVSFRRRELNDDAIVLDIGAASGILEEILEDLNYKNLDEHPAFKGKLSTTEALAKHIADAMAARIQSTDDGPALAGIDVTLRENPDAWASYSLELQGH, from the coding sequence TTGTTCAGCCTTACCGTTCGCCGCCACTTCATGATCGCCCACAGCCTGCCGCGCGAAGCTTTCGGGCCAGCGCAGGGCCTTCACGGAGCCACCTTCGTTGCCGAGGTCAGCTTCCGCCGCCGTGAACTTAATGACGACGCAATCGTCCTGGACATCGGCGCGGCCAGCGGCATCCTTGAGGAAATCCTGGAAGACCTGAACTACAAGAACCTGGATGAGCACCCGGCGTTCAAGGGCAAGCTGTCCACCACTGAGGCGCTCGCCAAGCACATTGCCGACGCCATGGCAGCCCGCATCCAAAGCACAGACGACGGTCCGGCACTGGCCGGGATCGACGTCACGTTGCGCGAAAACCCCGATGCCTGGGCTTCCTACTCGCTGGAGCTTCAGGGCCACTAG
- a CDS encoding DUF4232 domain-containing protein produces the protein MTATTDSTGGGAAGSIYEKLILTNSGTAACILEGFAGVSLTADANGEPIGEPATRESTTPVTKIELAPGKSAWGEIRYTQAGNYGDCTRVPAAGFRIYPPNDTASLFVAEPHDACSNAGIKLLTITAFQAV, from the coding sequence TTGACCGCCACCACTGATTCCACGGGCGGGGGCGCGGCAGGCAGCATCTATGAGAAATTGATCCTCACCAATTCCGGCACAGCCGCCTGCATCCTTGAAGGATTCGCCGGCGTCTCCCTGACCGCCGATGCCAACGGAGAGCCGATCGGCGAGCCCGCCACCCGCGAAAGCACCACCCCCGTCACCAAGATCGAACTGGCTCCGGGCAAATCCGCATGGGGTGAAATCCGGTACACACAGGCCGGCAATTACGGCGACTGCACCCGGGTTCCGGCTGCAGGTTTCCGCATCTACCCACCCAACGACACTGCTTCGTTGTTCGTGGCCGAACCGCATGATGCGTGCAGCAATGCAGGGATCAAGCTGCTGACCATCACCGCATTCCAAGCAGTCTGA
- a CDS encoding zinc-dependent alcohol dehydrogenase, which produces MTIPSEAEHKAHAYWVTENGDGELRPEALPARQDGESLVRTLYSGISRGTESVVHQGRVPERVADLMQAPHQEGDFPGPVKYGYLSVGTVEEGPEELMGKTVFSLHPHQDLYVVPTNALTVIPEDVPAKRAVLTGIVEVAINALWEAGPRLGDRVAVVGGGLVGGVLATLLRKYPLSRLQLVDADPGKRDLAEKLGIGFAGPEDAQDDNDIVFHCSASNEGLKLSLQLAGDDSDVIELSWFADKEVTLPLGEDFHARRLNIRSSQVGAVALPRRHRRSNAERLQEAANQLKDPLFDTFLTSECQFQNLPATLVRLFEEPGGFCHVVAYPTPEV; this is translated from the coding sequence ATGACTATTCCGAGCGAAGCAGAACACAAGGCCCACGCTTACTGGGTTACTGAGAACGGCGATGGAGAGCTGCGCCCGGAGGCCCTGCCGGCACGCCAGGACGGGGAATCCCTGGTCAGGACCCTGTACTCAGGCATCAGCCGCGGTACTGAAAGCGTGGTCCACCAGGGACGTGTGCCGGAACGCGTGGCGGACCTGATGCAGGCCCCGCACCAGGAAGGCGACTTCCCCGGCCCAGTCAAGTACGGATACCTCAGCGTGGGCACAGTGGAGGAAGGCCCTGAAGAGCTGATGGGGAAAACGGTCTTCAGCCTCCATCCCCACCAGGATCTCTACGTGGTCCCCACCAACGCCCTCACCGTCATCCCGGAGGACGTTCCAGCCAAACGCGCAGTGCTTACGGGCATCGTCGAGGTCGCCATCAACGCACTCTGGGAAGCCGGGCCGCGCCTGGGTGACCGGGTGGCGGTGGTCGGTGGCGGTTTGGTGGGCGGCGTCCTGGCGACGCTGCTGCGAAAGTATCCGCTGTCCCGCCTCCAACTGGTGGACGCGGACCCGGGAAAGCGAGATCTCGCCGAAAAGCTGGGCATCGGATTCGCCGGGCCCGAAGACGCGCAGGACGACAACGACATTGTCTTCCACTGCTCAGCCTCCAACGAAGGCCTCAAACTGAGCCTCCAACTGGCTGGCGACGACTCGGACGTGATCGAGCTGTCCTGGTTTGCGGACAAGGAGGTCACCCTCCCGTTGGGCGAGGATTTCCACGCCCGCAGGCTGAACATCCGCTCCAGCCAGGTGGGCGCCGTTGCCCTGCCGCGCCGGCACCGCCGGAGCAACGCGGAGCGCCTGCAGGAAGCGGCCAACCAGCTCAAGGATCCGCTGTTCGACACGTTCCTCACCAGCGAATGCCAGTTCCAGAACCTGCCCGCAACGCTCGTTAGATTGTTCGAAGAGCCCGGTGGCTTCTGCCACGTCGTCGCCTACCCAACCCCGGAGGTCTAG
- a CDS encoding nucleoside deaminase — MSPTEPYHADHLAWMGLALDQARLALATGDVPIGAVVLGPDGGVLGSGRNEREAHGDPTAHAEVVAIRQAAAALRRRSAEAGVSGDGWRLEDCTLVVTLEPCAMCAGAIVLARIPRVVFGAWDAKAGAAGSVFDVLRERRLNHWVEVYAGVREDECAVLLKDFFASHRTQ, encoded by the coding sequence ATGAGCCCCACCGAGCCGTATCACGCAGATCACCTTGCCTGGATGGGCCTTGCCCTGGACCAGGCACGGCTGGCACTGGCCACCGGGGACGTACCGATCGGCGCCGTGGTCTTGGGGCCCGACGGCGGCGTGCTGGGTTCCGGCAGGAATGAACGCGAAGCCCACGGGGACCCTACAGCCCACGCGGAGGTGGTGGCCATCCGGCAGGCGGCCGCAGCGCTGCGTCGTCGTTCCGCTGAGGCCGGTGTTTCCGGTGATGGTTGGCGGTTGGAGGATTGCACCCTGGTGGTCACGCTGGAGCCGTGTGCCATGTGCGCCGGGGCCATTGTCCTGGCGCGGATTCCCCGGGTGGTTTTTGGCGCGTGGGACGCCAAGGCCGGCGCTGCCGGCTCAGTGTTCGACGTCCTCCGCGAGCGCCGCCTCAACCATTGGGTGGAGGTCTACGCCGGGGTTCGCGAGGACGAATGCGCAGTGTTGCTCAAGGATTTCTTCGCTTCCCACCGGACACAGTAG
- a CDS encoding YcnI family protein — MKKSSLRRTLTATAAAGGTAVLMMAGIAGASAHVSVDPNKTAANSYALLTFGVPHGCDQSGTTKIAISLPDELTDATPTVNANWTVEKVTQTLPEPKKLADGTTITKRTSQIVYTAKAPLDPHMRDALVLSVKLPDAAGKTIYFPTYQTCETGKTDWIEIPKDGQSEDDLKSPAPAIAITPASADGDHHAAAAVSTEQAASVTDDGSKAMSWAGLIAGLAGLALGGAAFFRSRSTKPAAAKADSK, encoded by the coding sequence ATGAAGAAGTCCTCGCTCCGTCGTACCCTGACCGCAACCGCTGCAGCAGGCGGCACCGCCGTACTCATGATGGCTGGCATCGCCGGCGCTTCGGCCCATGTTTCCGTTGACCCCAACAAGACGGCAGCAAACTCCTACGCCCTGCTGACCTTCGGTGTCCCCCACGGCTGCGACCAGTCCGGCACCACCAAGATCGCCATCAGCCTTCCCGACGAGCTGACCGACGCAACCCCCACGGTGAACGCCAACTGGACGGTTGAAAAGGTCACCCAGACCCTCCCCGAGCCGAAGAAGCTGGCCGATGGAACCACCATCACCAAGCGCACCAGCCAGATTGTCTACACGGCGAAGGCTCCGCTGGATCCGCACATGCGCGATGCCCTGGTTCTCTCCGTCAAGCTCCCGGACGCGGCTGGCAAAACCATCTACTTCCCCACCTACCAGACCTGCGAGACGGGCAAGACGGACTGGATCGAAATCCCCAAGGATGGCCAGAGCGAGGATGACTTGAAGTCGCCCGCACCCGCAATCGCCATCACTCCGGCTTCGGCCGACGGCGACCACCACGCGGCCGCCGCGGTGTCCACCGAGCAAGCTGCGTCCGTCACGGACGACGGCTCGAAGGCGATGAGCTGGGCGGGCCTCATTGCCGGCCTGGCGGGCTTGGCCTTGGGCGGCGCTGCGTTCTTCCGCAGCCGTTCAACCAAGCCGGCAGCAGCCAAGGCAGACAGCAAGTAG
- a CDS encoding glycosyltransferase family 4 protein codes for MKLRLLVPGNVRHGSGGNRYNASLAAHLIALGARVETVAVDGDWPVGSAEDRRRLAEALDGGTPVIADGLVASGAPEEVASAVMGGTDVWILSHMALADHHALEAQSLAAATGIICPSAHSAGELRAKHGALEVVVATPGTAAAGVSAGSEPKHIVAVAALLPNKSQTELVEALSQLQDLEWTASLIGSHHADPAYAAKVRDVVEHYGLQQRVTLTGELTGQALEEEWHKADLSVLLSKSESFGMVVTESLAHGVPVLVRQGTGAVEALGASGAGAALDLTREGALAGSLRRWVTDSALQERWRSNALQARGNLHSWDATAGTVLDALTSPRAGTTVSGGKRRNP; via the coding sequence GTGAAGCTCCGCCTGCTGGTTCCCGGGAACGTCCGCCACGGCTCCGGCGGCAACAGGTACAACGCCAGCTTGGCGGCGCACTTGATTGCTTTGGGCGCACGCGTGGAAACGGTCGCCGTGGACGGCGATTGGCCGGTTGGCAGCGCGGAGGACCGCCGGCGGTTGGCAGAAGCGCTCGACGGCGGCACTCCAGTCATTGCCGACGGTTTGGTGGCGAGCGGGGCGCCAGAGGAGGTAGCCAGTGCCGTGATGGGCGGAACCGACGTCTGGATCCTGTCCCACATGGCGCTGGCGGACCACCACGCCCTGGAAGCACAATCCTTGGCCGCCGCCACCGGGATCATTTGCCCCAGCGCCCATTCGGCAGGGGAGCTGCGTGCCAAGCATGGGGCGCTGGAGGTGGTGGTGGCCACGCCGGGGACGGCAGCGGCCGGTGTCAGCGCTGGATCTGAACCGAAACACATCGTTGCGGTGGCTGCTTTGCTTCCCAATAAGAGCCAAACCGAGCTGGTGGAAGCGTTGTCCCAGCTGCAGGACCTGGAGTGGACTGCATCCCTGATAGGTTCCCACCACGCAGACCCTGCATACGCAGCCAAGGTGAGGGACGTCGTCGAACATTATGGGCTGCAGCAGCGTGTCACTTTGACGGGCGAACTGACGGGCCAGGCACTCGAGGAGGAATGGCATAAAGCCGACCTCAGTGTGCTGCTGTCGAAGTCAGAGTCGTTCGGCATGGTGGTGACCGAATCGCTGGCGCATGGGGTTCCGGTCCTTGTCCGGCAAGGGACCGGGGCCGTTGAAGCGCTCGGTGCCAGCGGAGCCGGAGCGGCGCTGGACCTGACACGGGAGGGTGCACTGGCCGGGTCACTCCGGCGTTGGGTCACCGACTCCGCCCTGCAAGAACGCTGGCGCAGCAACGCACTCCAAGCCCGGGGGAACCTCCACAGCTGGGACGCCACGGCCGGAACGGTCCTGGATGCCCTGACAAGTCCGCGGGCGGGGACTACTGTGTCCGGTGGGAAGCGAAGAAATCCTTGA